The following coding sequences lie in one Mucilaginibacter sp. KACC 22773 genomic window:
- a CDS encoding universal stress protein: MKKIMIALGAEKTEQQSTAFACYLARLTGSRLTGVFLEDLPTENVPGVKFAYGSVFVETIDTGNVPETEFKGRAVAENISAFKRYCEEQGVDCQIHRDQGVPDAELIGESRYADIIITPPGLFASSPLEVPAGLVKELLAKSECPVMIAPHHAEPVNKILFAYDGNASSVFAIKQFTYLFPELKDAEITVLQANKDAVFSEDQKEKLYEYLKEHYHRIDFKDLRGKPEDELFDYTLRQSSACLVMGAFGRNWLSRLFKASTADLLIKINNLPVFIAHPVV; this comes from the coding sequence ATGAAAAAGATCATGATCGCACTCGGCGCAGAAAAAACAGAGCAGCAAAGTACCGCCTTTGCATGTTACCTGGCACGGCTAACCGGCTCCCGGCTAACAGGAGTTTTCCTGGAAGATTTACCCACAGAAAATGTTCCAGGGGTAAAATTTGCCTACGGCAGCGTGTTTGTGGAAACCATTGACACGGGCAACGTACCTGAAACAGAATTTAAGGGCCGGGCTGTTGCCGAAAATATTAGCGCATTTAAAAGGTACTGCGAAGAACAGGGTGTTGACTGCCAGATACACCGCGATCAGGGTGTTCCTGATGCGGAACTGATAGGCGAGAGCCGATATGCAGACATTATTATTACCCCGCCTGGATTGTTTGCATCCTCGCCGCTTGAGGTGCCTGCCGGTTTAGTAAAGGAGTTGCTGGCCAAGTCTGAATGCCCGGTTATGATCGCTCCGCACCATGCCGAACCGGTCAATAAGATCCTGTTCGCCTATGATGGAAATGCGTCATCGGTATTTGCGATTAAGCAATTCACTTATTTATTCCCCGAATTAAAAGACGCCGAAATCACTGTATTGCAAGCGAACAAGGATGCCGTATTCAGCGAGGATCAGAAAGAAAAACTGTACGAATACCTGAAAGAACATTACCACCGTATCGATTTTAAAGACCTTCGCGGTAAACCGGAAGATGAGCTGTTTGATTATACACTGCGGCAGAGTAGTGCCTGCCTGGTCATGGGTGCCTTTGGCCGCAATTGGTTATCAAGGTTGTTTAAAGCCAGTACGGCCGACCTGCTGATCAAAATCAACAACCTGCCGGTTTTTATTGCCCATCCTGTGGTTTAA
- a CDS encoding nicotinate-nucleotide adenylyltransferase, translating into MKRFKIALILATLLTGAAVRSFAQVILPEVKIIASTYKYLNATDNREMAQPVRMLEFKAAAYDVKKSEFYDDDYDGYYISFFIPDGKILAAYDKNGKLLRTAEKFKNTKLPAAVKDAVTQRFPNWHISEDVYQVHYFDQKEKADKTFKLLLQNGDKRMKVKLNGEGKFI; encoded by the coding sequence ATGAAACGATTTAAAATAGCACTTATACTGGCAACGCTCTTAACCGGCGCTGCCGTGCGGTCATTCGCGCAAGTTATCCTCCCCGAAGTGAAGATCATCGCATCAACTTATAAATACCTGAATGCAACTGATAACCGCGAAATGGCGCAACCTGTGAGGATGCTGGAGTTTAAAGCGGCGGCTTACGATGTAAAAAAGTCGGAATTTTACGACGATGATTATGACGGATATTATATATCTTTTTTTATCCCCGATGGAAAGATTCTGGCTGCCTACGATAAAAATGGCAAGCTGCTTCGTACCGCGGAAAAATTCAAGAACACCAAGCTGCCCGCTGCAGTAAAGGACGCCGTTACCCAACGGTTCCCTAACTGGCATATTTCGGAGGACGTTTACCAGGTTCATTATTTTGACCAGAAAGAGAAAGCAGATAAAACCTTTAAGCTGCTGCTGCAAAACGGCGATAAGCGCATGAAAGTAAAATTGAATGGAGAAGGAAAATTCATTTAA
- a CDS encoding BON domain-containing protein: MKTDIQIQKDVMDELKWQPFLNSSEIGVAVKNGIVTLSGTLDSYAKKLDAERAAKKVAGVKAIAEDIRIGVSPGAGKTDAEIAEAVFNTLKWHSAVPEEKIKIKVEDGIVTLEGELEWEYQRVNAKKAIQSLSGVRSVINLITIKPKLNAFDMEQKIMAAFRRNATVDASKVNVSTIGNKVVLTGKVRSFAESEDAEDVAWAAPGVYHVENKLTVEEPEYAF, from the coding sequence ATGAAAACAGATATTCAAATTCAAAAAGACGTGATGGATGAACTGAAATGGCAGCCATTTTTAAATTCATCAGAAATTGGCGTTGCCGTTAAGAACGGCATAGTGACCCTGTCAGGGACCCTGGATTCCTACGCCAAAAAATTAGATGCCGAAAGAGCGGCAAAAAAAGTAGCCGGTGTTAAGGCGATAGCCGAAGATATCCGGATTGGCGTATCGCCCGGCGCCGGTAAAACAGATGCGGAGATTGCCGAGGCGGTTTTTAACACCCTTAAATGGCATTCTGCCGTTCCGGAGGAAAAAATTAAAATAAAGGTAGAAGATGGCATAGTAACGCTGGAAGGTGAACTGGAGTGGGAATATCAGCGGGTGAATGCAAAAAAGGCCATTCAATCCCTTTCCGGCGTGCGTTCGGTAATTAACCTGATCACGATTAAACCGAAGTTAAACGCATTTGACATGGAACAAAAAATCATGGCTGCCTTTCGCAGAAACGCCACTGTTGATGCCAGCAAAGTAAACGTTAGCACAATTGGCAACAAGGTTGTTTTGACAGGTAAAGTGCGCTCATTTGCCGAAAGCGAAGATGCGGAAGATGTAGCCTGGGCGGCACCCGGCGTTTATCACGTTGAAAACAAACTGACCGTTGAAGAGCCTGAATATGCATTTTAA
- a CDS encoding SDR family NAD(P)-dependent oxidoreductase — protein sequence MDLKLQNKKALVTGSTAGIGYAIALQLAKEGAEVIVNGRTTERVDKAVAQIKTESANDKVSGITADFKSLESINNLISQLPQVDILINNVAIFEPKAFVDITDEDWLRFYEINVMSGIRLSRAYFPKMLAVGWGRIIFISSESAVQIPEEMIHYGMTKTAQLAIARGLAELTKGTEVTVNSVLPGPTMSEGVGDFIENLAKDQNKTIAEVEADFFKTVRPTSIIQRFLNTSEVANMVTYLASPLASATNGAAVRAEGGLLKGIV from the coding sequence ATGGACCTGAAGTTACAAAACAAAAAAGCGCTGGTCACTGGCTCTACCGCCGGTATAGGCTATGCCATTGCTCTTCAATTAGCTAAGGAAGGCGCCGAAGTTATTGTCAATGGTCGCACTACAGAACGGGTGGATAAAGCAGTAGCACAAATTAAAACCGAAAGCGCCAATGATAAGGTAAGCGGCATAACTGCTGATTTTAAGAGCCTCGAATCTATTAACAATTTGATTAGTCAATTACCACAGGTAGACATCCTGATTAATAATGTGGCCATCTTTGAACCGAAAGCATTTGTTGACATTACCGACGAAGACTGGCTGCGCTTTTATGAGATTAATGTCATGAGCGGCATCCGTTTATCCCGTGCCTATTTTCCTAAAATGTTAGCTGTCGGCTGGGGAAGGATCATCTTTATTTCAAGCGAATCAGCTGTACAGATCCCGGAAGAAATGATCCATTACGGTATGACCAAAACCGCCCAGTTGGCTATAGCCCGCGGTCTGGCTGAATTGACCAAAGGCACCGAGGTTACAGTTAACTCTGTGTTACCCGGCCCCACCATGTCAGAAGGAGTAGGTGACTTTATTGAAAACCTGGCGAAGGATCAAAACAAGACCATAGCTGAGGTGGAAGCCGATTTCTTCAAAACGGTACGGCCTACATCTATCATTCAACGGTTTCTTAATACCAGCGAAGTAGCAAACATGGTTACCTACCTGGCCAGTCCGCTGGCCTCGGCAACCAATGGCGCTGCTGTCAGAGCCGAAGGTGGATTGCTAAAGGGCATAGTGTAA